The nucleotide window TAGCGGCTGCCGTTGATCTCGGCACCGGCAGAATAGTCGCCTACGGCTCAAGCAAGGCCCTCAGCGACGACTACTATCAGAAATACATCAAGAGCACCTGGCCCTTCATCAAAGGTGCCCTCCTCTGGCTTGCCCACCAGGAGTGACCTTTTCTTTTCTACCTCTTTTGCTTGGCCGGCTCATATCTCCTTTGGAGGGACCAGAATTCCGAACTCCGTTATGATGCCCCTGACGTACCGCCAGGGGGTAACGTCGAAGAGCAGGTTTCTCACGCGGTAGCCCTGTCTCGCGTAGGGCCTCTCGACTATCTCAACCTCCTCCGAGGTCAGCCTTGGGTGGAGCTTGAAGCTCTCCGCGGCGACGTAGAAAGGAATACCGTTGTCGTGGCAGGCCAAGGAGAGGAGATAGGTTCCGGCCTTGTTAACAACCGCCCCGTCGCGCGTAACGTTGTCCGCCCCGACCAGCGCGAGGGTGGCCTTCTTGGTGAAGAGGCCCAGCTGAGCATCGGTTATAACTTCGAAGGGAATTCCAATGGAATCCAGCTCCCTCGCTAGGGCTATCCCCTCGTAGTCGGGCGCGCTCTCGGTCAGTATGACCCTGAAGTGCTTGCCCTTCCTCTTCGCGGCATTGAATATCTCAAGAACGGCCGAGGAGAATGAGTGCGTGATTACAACCTCGTTCTCGTCTATCAGCTCGCTCCCGATGTTGCCTATCTCGCGTTTTGCCTCTTCACCAAGGCGGATGAACTCCTCAGCCTTTGCCCTCACCACGTCGGGATCCCCCGTTATGGGCATGAAGCGCGAGAGGTTGTAAAGTGACGCCATCGTCCTGTTGACGGCTGGGATTTCCTCTTTCATCTCCTTCAGGGCACTCTCAAGCTCTTCCCCTTCGAGGAGTTCGGAGAGGACTATGTACGCCTCGGCACCCCTTTTAGCGAGCCAGCCCGCGCCCCTGATTCTCTCAGCCCTCATCTCTTCAATGATTGAACGAACCTCGGCAGGAAGCATGGGCAACACCTTGCATTATTGGCACGGAACGCGGTTAATTCGCCTTTTCCCTTATCAGCGTTTCGCTACCAGCCTTCTTCAAACCTAATCCCTCTGGATTCCATGAAAGCCTTCGCGCGCTCTATCTCCTCCTCGCTCTCGCCGAAGACTATGATGCCAATGTACCTCCCAAAGCCCTTCGGAGATGAGTGTATTCTCACACGGAACTTCTTGAGAGCCTCGATGAGAATCGGCGCGAGCTTGCTCTCGTCGGTTATCTCGGCCAAAAGCTTTCTCTGGATGAACCTCCTCTCGCCGAGCCTCTGCATAACTTCTTCCTCAAGCATGGCCTTCATCTCGCGCGGCATCCCCGGAAGGACGAATATCTTGACTCCTCCATGCTCGATGTATGCCCCTGGCGCGGCTCCCTCGGTGT belongs to Thermococcus camini and includes:
- a CDS encoding translation initiation factor eIF-2B alpha/beta/delta subunit family protein (eIF-2BA; catalyzes the binding of GTP to IF2) — translated: MLPAEVRSIIEEMRAERIRGAGWLAKRGAEAYIVLSELLEGEELESALKEMKEEIPAVNRTMASLYNLSRFMPITGDPDVVRAKAEEFIRLGEEAKREIGNIGSELIDENEVVITHSFSSAVLEIFNAAKRKGKHFRVILTESAPDYEGIALARELDSIGIPFEVITDAQLGLFTKKATLALVGADNVTRDGAVVNKAGTYLLSLACHDNGIPFYVAAESFKLHPRLTSEEVEIVERPYARQGYRVRNLLFDVTPWRYVRGIITEFGILVPPKEI